A single region of the Gracilibacillus caseinilyticus genome encodes:
- a CDS encoding beta-N-acetylhexosaminidase yields MDITLKGDYQPFLYGLQELAIEKGTTLSQSGKSLMIEKNDEKETVVSYQNGQGKICYYHDYHVYRAFGLFVQHAAHGKDFLLKEHSQFKTIGPMFDLSRNAVMKVCQFKSMLRKLSLMGFNAAMLYMEDTYEVKEFPYFGYMRGRYSQEELKQLDDYAFRLGIELIPCIQTLAHLEEFLKWDASAHLKDTRGVLLAEQEATYQFVEKMIIAATTPFRSKRLHIGMDEAEELGRGIYLNKYGYKDRLKLMTEHLYRVTEITDDLQLEVMMWSDMFIKLASDSGDDQYDMSTEISEEMQQLVPSNVTLMYWDYFHTKKKEYHTLIDKHKQLGQTPAFAGGIWVWNTFATNYGLSLKTSEAALQASKEAKIQDVFVTLWGDDGYENNYYAAMLGLQLYAEHQYYQTVDQADWYSRTTFCTGLDPQAYLQLNELDAIPGVAEGNTDQTNPSKFLLWQDVLLGLFDKHIEGLAIAGHYQQLEQTFKQLRNPQAELDFIFDVPEKLSAVLARKSTIGLQLKAAYDAKDTAELKAIADVELPEIIERVKRLRAAHKKQWFQINKPFGWEVIDIRYGGLIARLETAIERISQYINEEVDFIDELEQERLPFNANVDQSTGLGWSSYYYRIASPNVFFHVLPIY; encoded by the coding sequence ATGGATATTACGTTAAAAGGTGACTATCAGCCCTTTTTGTACGGCTTACAGGAGCTTGCGATAGAAAAAGGGACTACCCTCAGTCAATCGGGGAAATCGTTAATGATTGAAAAAAACGATGAAAAAGAAACGGTTGTATCTTATCAAAATGGTCAGGGCAAGATTTGTTATTATCATGATTATCACGTTTACAGGGCGTTTGGTTTATTTGTCCAGCATGCTGCCCATGGTAAGGATTTTCTCCTTAAGGAGCACTCTCAGTTTAAGACAATTGGACCAATGTTTGATTTATCACGAAATGCTGTTATGAAGGTGTGCCAATTTAAGTCGATGTTGAGAAAGCTCTCTTTAATGGGCTTTAATGCAGCGATGTTATATATGGAAGATACGTATGAGGTAAAAGAATTCCCGTATTTCGGATATATGCGTGGCCGGTACTCGCAGGAGGAATTGAAACAATTAGATGACTATGCCTTTCGGTTAGGTATTGAATTGATCCCTTGTATTCAAACACTTGCACACTTAGAAGAATTTTTGAAATGGGACGCATCGGCACATTTGAAAGACACAAGAGGCGTCCTGTTAGCAGAACAAGAAGCTACTTATCAGTTTGTCGAAAAGATGATCATTGCGGCTACAACGCCATTCCGGAGTAAACGTCTGCATATTGGCATGGACGAAGCAGAGGAATTAGGCAGAGGCATTTACTTAAATAAATACGGCTATAAAGATCGTTTGAAACTAATGACAGAGCATTTGTACAGAGTGACTGAAATCACAGATGACTTGCAGTTAGAAGTCATGATGTGGAGCGATATGTTCATTAAATTAGCTTCTGATTCTGGAGATGATCAGTATGATATGTCGACGGAGATATCAGAGGAAATGCAGCAATTGGTTCCAAGTAATGTCACATTGATGTATTGGGATTATTTCCATACGAAGAAAAAGGAGTATCATACGTTAATTGATAAGCATAAACAATTAGGTCAGACTCCTGCTTTTGCCGGAGGGATATGGGTTTGGAATACGTTTGCGACGAATTACGGGTTATCATTAAAAACAAGTGAAGCAGCCCTGCAGGCGAGTAAAGAAGCGAAGATTCAAGATGTATTTGTCACGCTATGGGGGGACGATGGCTACGAAAATAATTATTACGCGGCGATGCTTGGCTTGCAGCTATATGCAGAGCATCAATATTATCAAACAGTCGATCAAGCAGACTGGTACTCAAGAACAACATTCTGCACAGGGCTGGATCCGCAAGCCTATTTACAATTAAATGAGCTCGATGCAATTCCTGGTGTGGCTGAAGGAAATACGGACCAAACGAATCCGTCCAAATTTTTGTTGTGGCAGGATGTGTTACTGGGTCTTTTTGACAAACATATTGAAGGATTAGCGATAGCCGGACATTATCAACAGTTAGAACAGACCTTTAAACAATTAAGAAATCCTCAGGCTGAACTAGATTTTATTTTTGATGTACCGGAAAAGTTATCTGCTGTATTGGCACGAAAATCAACGATTGGGCTTCAATTAAAAGCTGCCTATGACGCCAAAGATACGGCTGAATTAAAAGCCATTGCAGATGTTGAGCTGCCTGAAATTATCGAACGGGTAAAAAGGTTGCGCGCTGCCCACAAAAAACAATGGTTCCAGATCAATAAGCCATTTGGCTGGGAAGTGATCGATATCCGTTATGGTGGTTTGATAGCAAGATTGGAAACAGCAATCGAGCGAATCTCTCAATATATCAATGAAGAAGTCGACTTTATCGATGAACTCGAACAAGAACGGTTACCATTTAATGCTAATGTTGATCAATCAACGGGATTGGGATGGTCCAGCTATTATTATCGAATCGCATCTCCGAATGTATTTTTTCACGTATTACCGATCTATTAA
- a CDS encoding lactonase family protein encodes MKSYNIFVGGYGSKAEEAIHYVRFDPKHQSFKKLGAITGIDAPSFLALHPKQNYLYAISEVEEGELVSYQVGDQLSETSREKTGGSGPCFLHVTDDGLYSIVTNYGDGKVSLHPIEDDGKVSQHTDLHLLKETDEASHAHMCYPLGYDQLYIVTDLGQDTIFLFRLQPQHQQLVLQRSFPLKKGFGPRHIEVDQTKNYLYIANEFSSMITVYHYNEPFSELQLIQEISTIPSSEQKDNFCADIHFSPDKTRLFVSNRGRDSIVVYRVQEDGCLSFVDEATTLGEWPRHFALSSDADYLFIANQHSDRLSVLRVHSDGKLQELACHYELASPACVVMFDRE; translated from the coding sequence ATGAAAAGTTATAACATCTTTGTCGGCGGCTATGGCAGTAAAGCAGAAGAAGCGATTCACTATGTGAGATTTGATCCCAAGCACCAATCCTTTAAGAAGTTAGGTGCAATAACCGGAATAGACGCTCCTTCATTTCTAGCACTTCACCCTAAACAGAACTATCTTTATGCAATAAGTGAGGTCGAGGAAGGAGAGCTGGTGAGCTATCAAGTGGGGGATCAGCTAAGCGAAACAAGCCGGGAAAAAACGGGCGGTTCCGGACCTTGCTTTCTCCATGTTACTGACGATGGTCTATATAGTATTGTTACCAATTATGGAGATGGTAAAGTGTCGCTTCATCCAATCGAAGACGATGGCAAGGTGTCACAGCATACAGATCTTCACCTACTTAAGGAAACGGATGAAGCTTCCCATGCGCATATGTGCTACCCGCTTGGCTATGATCAATTATATATCGTAACAGATTTAGGTCAGGATACGATATTTCTTTTCCGATTGCAGCCACAACATCAGCAACTGGTACTTCAAAGATCTTTTCCGTTAAAAAAAGGTTTCGGCCCAAGACATATCGAAGTCGATCAAACTAAGAATTACCTTTATATCGCCAATGAATTCAGTTCCATGATTACTGTTTATCATTACAATGAACCGTTCAGTGAATTACAACTTATCCAGGAAATATCGACTATTCCATCAAGTGAACAAAAGGACAACTTCTGTGCGGACATACATTTTTCACCTGATAAAACACGCTTATTTGTCTCGAATCGAGGCAGGGATAGTATTGTAGTCTATCGAGTGCAAGAAGATGGCTGTTTAAGCTTTGTAGATGAAGCCACAACATTGGGAGAATGGCCGCGTCATTTTGCATTGTCCTCAGATGCTGACTATCTGTTTATTGCTAATCAGCACAGCGATCGTCTGTCAGTATTACGTGTGCATTCAGATGGGAAATTACAAGAACTTGCCTGTCATTATGAGCTAGCATCACCTGCATGTGTTGTGATGTTTGATCGAGAATAA
- a CDS encoding GNAT family N-acetyltransferase, producing MSDMYVNLYHIPQAIQQEQQWVIRRVLPMEKDRVINWVQKHFPQWKNECDVACSISPANCLIAVKDKDILGFACYETTFKNFFGPAGVLESARGKGIGYQLLIHSLHEMRHIGYAYAIIGDAGPVDFYKKAIGAEVIGRPSVLEEWKPL from the coding sequence ATGTCTGATATGTATGTAAATCTATACCATATACCACAAGCTATTCAACAAGAACAGCAGTGGGTTATTAGAAGAGTATTGCCCATGGAGAAAGATCGAGTTATTAATTGGGTGCAAAAACATTTTCCACAGTGGAAGAATGAATGTGATGTGGCTTGTTCGATTTCACCGGCAAATTGTTTGATAGCTGTTAAAGATAAGGATATACTAGGTTTTGCTTGCTATGAAACAACATTCAAGAACTTTTTCGGTCCCGCAGGTGTGCTCGAGAGTGCCAGAGGAAAAGGAATCGGCTATCAGTTACTTATACATAGTTTGCATGAAATGAGGCATATAGGTTATGCTTATGCTATTATCGGTGATGCAGGCCCAGTTGACTTTTATAAAAAAGCAATTGGGGCAGAAGTCATCGGTCGCCCTTCTGTTTTAGAAGAGTGGAAACCACTGTAG
- a CDS encoding PTS sugar transporter subunit IIA, with translation MFKKLFNKSKKVELLAPLTGKVVALGDVPDPVFSQKMMGEGIAITPETGKVIAPVDATIVQIPETKHAIGMKTNGGVEILIHVGLETVGLKGEGFNILVKEGEKVAAGQMVMEFDLDYIHANAEDTVTPMVITNSKDLDQSIQLTNEKQCEAGETSLLTLS, from the coding sequence ATGTTTAAAAAATTATTTAACAAATCAAAAAAGGTCGAATTGTTAGCGCCGTTAACTGGTAAAGTTGTAGCTTTGGGGGATGTACCAGATCCGGTCTTCAGTCAGAAAATGATGGGAGAAGGGATTGCAATTACTCCTGAAACAGGAAAAGTGATAGCGCCGGTCGATGCAACGATTGTACAAATTCCTGAAACAAAACACGCAATCGGCATGAAAACAAATGGTGGAGTAGAAATTCTGATTCATGTTGGTTTAGAAACAGTTGGTTTAAAAGGTGAGGGATTTAACATATTAGTAAAAGAAGGAGAAAAAGTAGCCGCGGGTCAGATGGTGATGGAATTCGACTTGGATTATATCCATGCAAATGCTGAAGATACGGTGACACCAATGGTGATTACGAATAGTAAAGACCTCGATCAGTCCATTCAATTAACAAACGAGAAACAATGCGAAGCAGGGGAAACAAGCCTTTTGACGCTTAGCTAA
- a CDS encoding PRD domain-containing protein, with protein MRLKKILNNNAVLVIDNQEEKVAIGTGIAFGKRKNDRINPNKVEQLFEMKENEKLQQLLSRIPEEHFIISEEIISYAEEYLGSKLSEHIHIALTDHVSFAIERIEDGIHLQNKLLNEIKILYRNEFEIGLWAVRHIRKKLNIDVPVDEAAHIALHIHTMKLQGGDYQQTIKHTAIVREMIQLFLEKLNMNISEDDLSYQRLVTHLHFALSRVSHYQLHEMDEEMLSMIQHKFSDSYQVTKKITSCITEKYDIAFPPSELGYITIHIQRLKKD; from the coding sequence ATGCGGTTGAAAAAAATTTTGAATAACAATGCGGTACTTGTCATAGATAATCAAGAAGAAAAAGTAGCAATTGGTACTGGTATAGCATTTGGCAAAAGAAAAAACGATCGTATTAACCCGAACAAAGTAGAGCAATTATTTGAAATGAAAGAAAATGAGAAATTGCAGCAGCTGTTAAGTAGAATTCCTGAAGAGCATTTTATTATTTCAGAAGAAATTATTTCATATGCTGAGGAGTATCTAGGGTCAAAGTTAAGCGAACACATTCATATTGCCCTTACAGATCATGTATCGTTTGCCATTGAAAGAATAGAAGATGGAATTCATCTGCAAAACAAACTATTGAATGAAATTAAAATTCTCTACCGCAATGAGTTTGAAATAGGGCTGTGGGCTGTCCGTCATATACGTAAGAAATTAAATATTGACGTTCCGGTAGATGAGGCAGCTCATATTGCTCTTCATATTCATACGATGAAACTTCAAGGAGGTGATTACCAGCAAACGATTAAGCATACGGCCATTGTAAGGGAAATGATTCAGTTGTTTTTAGAGAAGTTGAACATGAATATTAGTGAAGACGATTTATCTTATCAACGTCTTGTTACACACTTACATTTTGCTTTGTCGAGAGTAAGTCATTATCAATTGCATGAAATGGATGAAGAAATGCTATCCATGATTCAACATAAATTTTCTGATTCATATCAAGTAACGAAAAAGATCACATCATGTATAACCGAGAAGTATGATATTGCTTTTCCGCCGTCAGAACTTGGTTATATTACAATTCATATTCAAAGGCTTAAGAAGGACTAA
- the nagE gene encoding N-acetylglucosamine-specific PTS transporter subunit IIBC has translation MVMKYLQNIGRSLMLPVAVLPAAAILMGLGYWLDPEGWGEANVVAAFLIKAGESIVSGPSMSILFAVGLAFGMSKDKDGSAALSGLVSYLVITTLLSTGSVALLQSADPGDVNAAFGNIENQFIGIISGILASVMYNRFSHVKLPDALAFFSGKRLVPIMTAVSSLIVAAILFFVWPFIYSGLVSFGKAIIDLDAIGAGLYGFFNRLLIPTGLHHALNSVFWFDVAGINDIANFWSGEGEKGVTGMYQAGFFPVMMFGLPAAALAMYHTAKTKKKKTAASLLMAAAFASFFTGVTEPLEFSFMFLAPALYVVHAALTGLSLGIAAAFDWTAGFGFSAGLVDFILSSRLPLANQPYMLIVQGLIFAVIYYVLFRFLITKFNLKTPGREDDTEEQVVATEEASDAGEQDDISVMAKEIYAGLGGDDNVLTLDNCVTRLRLEVKDLSAVDKQRIRNTGVPGIKEVGENGIQVIVGTQVQFVADEMKKLRK, from the coding sequence ATGGTAATGAAATATCTTCAAAATATTGGTAGATCCTTAATGTTACCGGTTGCAGTACTACCTGCAGCAGCAATATTAATGGGTCTGGGCTATTGGCTGGATCCGGAAGGCTGGGGGGAAGCGAATGTTGTTGCAGCCTTCTTAATTAAAGCGGGTGAATCGATTGTATCAGGCCCGAGTATGTCCATTTTGTTCGCAGTTGGTTTAGCCTTCGGGATGTCCAAGGATAAAGATGGTTCCGCTGCACTTAGTGGTTTAGTGTCTTACTTAGTTATTACAACGCTATTATCAACAGGTTCAGTAGCATTATTGCAAAGCGCGGATCCAGGAGATGTCAACGCAGCTTTTGGCAATATAGAAAATCAATTCATTGGTATCATTTCAGGTATCTTAGCATCCGTCATGTACAATCGCTTCAGTCATGTTAAATTACCGGATGCGTTAGCATTTTTTAGTGGTAAACGTTTAGTACCCATTATGACGGCAGTATCCAGTTTAATTGTTGCTGCTATTTTATTCTTTGTATGGCCATTTATTTATTCAGGGTTAGTTTCATTTGGTAAAGCAATTATTGATTTAGATGCTATTGGTGCAGGTTTATACGGCTTCTTTAACCGTTTATTAATTCCGACTGGTTTACACCATGCTTTAAACTCGGTATTCTGGTTTGATGTTGCAGGTATTAATGATATTGCGAATTTCTGGTCTGGTGAAGGGGAAAAAGGTGTCACGGGGATGTATCAGGCAGGTTTCTTCCCGGTTATGATGTTTGGTCTTCCAGCGGCAGCATTAGCGATGTACCATACCGCAAAAACGAAGAAAAAGAAAACAGCGGCGTCTCTTTTAATGGCAGCAGCATTTGCTTCCTTCTTTACTGGTGTTACAGAACCGCTTGAATTTTCTTTCATGTTCTTAGCACCAGCATTGTATGTCGTACATGCTGCATTGACTGGTTTATCATTAGGGATTGCGGCAGCGTTTGACTGGACAGCAGGATTTGGATTTAGTGCTGGTTTAGTTGACTTTATCTTAAGCTCACGTCTTCCGTTGGCAAATCAGCCATATATGTTGATTGTACAAGGGCTTATATTTGCGGTGATTTATTATGTGCTCTTCCGTTTCTTAATTACGAAGTTTAACTTGAAAACACCTGGTCGTGAAGATGATACAGAAGAACAAGTAGTAGCAACTGAAGAGGCTTCAGACGCCGGTGAGCAAGATGACATTTCTGTAATGGCAAAAGAAATTTATGCTGGATTAGGCGGAGATGACAATGTATTAACATTAGATAATTGTGTAACAAGATTGCGCTTGGAAGTTAAAGACTTATCAGCAGTTGACAAACAACGCATTAGGAATACAGGTGTTCCTGGTATCAAAGAAGTAGGGGAAAATGGTATTCAAGTCATTGTTGGCACACAGGTACAATTTGTGGCAGACGAAATGAAAAAACTGAGAAAGTAG
- a CDS encoding lytic polysaccharide monooxygenase — MSVKFSGREMMKTVFMLGVLFVMSLAFASMVSAHGYVSNPESRSLLCSEGVNTDCGAVVYEPQSLEGPGNFPEAGVADGQIASAGGVFPKLDEQSETRWAQVPMSSGAFTFEWSLTAAHSTTSWDYYITKEGWDPNSPLERSDFELFCTYNDNGQRPDFTTTHDCEIPQREGYHVILAYWEVADTANAFYQVIDANFDGEFVEPGDPGDPEDPEEPVDTPEWNADSVYLAGDQVTYNGATYQAKWWTQGDTPGSSDAWELVDGDGTDSGNTDVLEWDANKAYSGGDQVLYNGTQYEAKWWTRGDTPGSSDVWVVVS; from the coding sequence ATGTCAGTTAAATTTTCTGGTAGAGAAATGATGAAAACAGTCTTTATGCTTGGTGTTTTATTCGTTATGTCATTGGCATTTGCTTCAATGGTATCCGCACACGGATATGTCAGTAATCCGGAAAGCCGTTCGTTACTTTGCTCAGAAGGTGTAAATACGGATTGTGGAGCTGTCGTGTATGAACCGCAAAGCTTAGAAGGACCTGGCAATTTCCCTGAAGCTGGTGTAGCAGATGGACAAATAGCAAGTGCTGGCGGTGTTTTTCCAAAATTAGATGAACAGTCGGAAACGCGTTGGGCACAAGTTCCGATGTCAAGTGGTGCTTTTACATTTGAATGGTCATTAACTGCAGCACATTCTACGACAAGTTGGGATTACTACATTACAAAAGAGGGTTGGGATCCTAATTCTCCTTTAGAACGATCTGACTTTGAATTATTCTGTACCTACAACGATAATGGTCAACGACCTGACTTCACTACAACACACGACTGTGAAATCCCACAACGCGAAGGCTATCATGTCATCCTTGCTTACTGGGAAGTAGCTGACACGGCTAACGCATTCTATCAAGTGATTGATGCAAACTTTGACGGTGAATTTGTTGAACCTGGTGATCCAGGAGATCCTGAAGATCCTGAAGAACCAGTAGATACACCTGAATGGAATGCTGATAGCGTATATTTAGCTGGTGACCAAGTTACTTATAACGGTGCTACTTATCAGGCGAAATGGTGGACACAAGGTGATACACCAGGCTCATCAGATGCATGGGAATTAGTAGATGGTGATGGGACTGATTCTGGAAATACAGATGTGCTCGAATGGGATGCAAATAAAGCGTACAGTGGCGGCGATCAAGTCCTCTACAACGGCACCCAATACGAAGCCAAATGGTGGACAAGAGGCGACACACCAGGTTCCAGTGATGTATGGGTTGTTGTCAGCTAA
- a CDS encoding sugar kinase encodes MSKAIAAFGEVMMRMTVPGHDLVSQASTLHYSFSGTGVNVTGSLTKLGHQTTVISALPQTPIGDAAVAHLHKLGISTDEIVRTGNDIGFYFLENGFGDRPSRVTYSNRLVSSFNTTKIDQYDFIRLSMQIDVLHLCGIALAMNDTIRHQMIEFAQLVKHHGGMVVFDCNYRPALWKNNEPQKARIYYEQLLPLADIVIMNEQDAKSTLGYSSPYQTREEQLEDLIPKVAHHFSIPQIAGTLRTVHQYRTHSIKGYLYQNKTFYYDTHPHFMVLDRIGAGDAFTSGIIHGQLCNHNPDHVIQFATASCKLAHTITGDTPLATEEEILQAMRKTATDIIR; translated from the coding sequence ATGAGTAAAGCGATCGCAGCATTTGGCGAAGTGATGATGCGTATGACCGTACCAGGTCACGATTTAGTATCTCAAGCCTCCACCTTACACTACAGTTTTAGCGGAACAGGTGTGAATGTTACTGGCAGTTTAACAAAGCTAGGTCACCAAACCACTGTTATTTCTGCATTGCCACAGACTCCAATCGGTGATGCTGCTGTTGCCCATTTGCATAAATTAGGCATTTCTACCGATGAAATTGTCCGAACCGGAAATGACATTGGTTTTTACTTTCTCGAAAATGGATTTGGTGATCGCCCTAGTCGTGTAACATATTCCAATCGACTGGTGAGCAGTTTTAATACAACAAAAATAGATCAATATGACTTCATTCGTCTCTCCATGCAAATAGATGTCCTGCATTTGTGCGGTATTGCCCTTGCTATGAACGATACGATCAGACACCAGATGATAGAGTTTGCCCAGCTTGTTAAACATCATGGTGGAATGGTCGTATTTGACTGTAATTACCGGCCAGCTCTCTGGAAAAATAATGAACCGCAAAAAGCCCGAATCTATTATGAACAACTTTTGCCTCTGGCAGATATTGTCATCATGAATGAGCAGGATGCGAAGAGCACCTTGGGTTATTCGTCTCCGTATCAGACTCGAGAAGAACAACTCGAAGATCTGATCCCTAAAGTAGCTCATCACTTTTCTATACCGCAAATTGCGGGAACACTGCGCACTGTTCACCAATACCGGACTCATTCAATAAAAGGCTATTTATATCAAAATAAGACATTCTATTACGACACTCACCCACACTTCATGGTGCTTGACCGAATCGGGGCAGGTGATGCCTTCACATCTGGTATTATTCACGGTCAACTATGCAATCATAACCCTGACCACGTCATTCAATTTGCTACTGCATCATGTAAGCTGGCACATACCATAACAGGTGACACCCCACTAGCGACAGAAGAAGAGATTCTACAGGCAATGCGCAAAACTGCAACAGATATTATTCGATAA
- the dagF gene encoding 2-dehydro-3-deoxy-phosphogluconate aldolase: protein MTAIFDHFYKNRVALNVLAKGIDNARDVYRVAEKKVLIGVLSKKYPTVQHAADAMIEHGRALDDAVSIGLGSGDSKQGKMVAEITKTYAGKHINQVFPLVGQTRANLGKQNSWINALVTPTGLKGYVNIATGPFSEKGEKAVIPVKTAIALVRDMGGNALKYFPMNGLSSKAEYQAVATACGDEQFGLEPTGGIDKENFTEIVEIALAANVPQVIPHVYSSIIDPDTGNTSLDDIDFLINEMKRLVDNYE, encoded by the coding sequence ATGACAGCTATTTTTGATCACTTTTACAAAAATCGAGTGGCATTAAACGTGTTGGCAAAAGGAATAGACAATGCACGTGACGTATACCGAGTCGCAGAAAAGAAAGTGTTAATCGGTGTATTGTCGAAAAAATACCCTACTGTTCAACATGCTGCAGATGCAATGATAGAACATGGCCGTGCCCTGGATGATGCAGTGTCGATTGGACTTGGCTCAGGTGATAGTAAACAAGGAAAGATGGTTGCGGAAATCACGAAGACTTATGCTGGAAAGCACATTAATCAAGTTTTCCCATTGGTAGGACAAACAAGGGCAAATCTAGGAAAGCAGAACAGCTGGATAAATGCACTCGTCACACCAACTGGACTTAAAGGGTATGTAAATATAGCTACCGGCCCATTCAGTGAAAAAGGTGAAAAAGCGGTGATACCGGTAAAAACAGCAATAGCACTAGTTAGAGATATGGGAGGCAATGCATTAAAGTATTTTCCCATGAATGGACTTTCCAGCAAGGCAGAATATCAAGCAGTTGCGACAGCCTGTGGCGACGAACAATTCGGCTTGGAACCGACAGGCGGAATTGATAAAGAAAACTTTACAGAGATAGTGGAAATCGCATTAGCTGCCAATGTCCCCCAGGTAATTCCACACGTGTATTCATCGATTATTGATCCAGACACTGGTAATACGAGTCTCGATGATATCGATTTTTTAATAAATGAAATGAAAAGGCTGGTGGACAACTATGAGTAA
- a CDS encoding DgaE family pyridoxal phosphate-dependent ammonia lyase, translating to MASSLHAKYGLKRVINASGRMSILGVSAPEDSVMEAMKTGAQSYVEMADLVNKAGSYIASKLGSEDAVIVNSASSGIAIAIAGLVTKGNTRTSMKLHQLPIEKNEVILFKGHNVQYGAPIETMIHLGSGKVIEVGYANEGKQEHIKEAINPNTAAIIYVQSHHAVQKNIISVEEAYTIAEKHHIPFVIDAAAEGDLTKYPAISDLVIYSGSKAIEGPTSGIIAGKKEYVDWAKVQLSGIGRSMKVGKEASFGLLQALDIFFDKKDTSHTERESLTVLQRLVNIDGVNVQIIQDEAGRNIYRARITIDSSATGQTAEEIVHQLKSGEIAIYTRDYGASQGFLDIDPRPLQKDDLDIIYDRFCDILGGNHS from the coding sequence ATGGCGAGCTCATTACATGCTAAATATGGATTGAAACGTGTTATTAATGCAAGTGGCAGAATGAGTATTTTGGGCGTATCAGCCCCGGAAGATTCTGTAATGGAAGCAATGAAAACCGGTGCACAAAGCTATGTCGAAATGGCGGACTTAGTAAATAAAGCAGGCAGTTATATAGCAAGTAAGTTAGGAAGTGAAGACGCAGTAATCGTTAATTCTGCATCAAGCGGGATAGCCATCGCAATTGCAGGGCTGGTAACCAAAGGAAATACACGCACAAGTATGAAACTTCATCAATTGCCTATCGAAAAAAACGAGGTCATTCTTTTCAAGGGCCATAATGTTCAGTACGGGGCTCCGATCGAAACAATGATTCACTTAGGTAGTGGAAAAGTAATCGAGGTCGGATACGCAAATGAGGGCAAGCAGGAACACATCAAAGAAGCAATCAATCCGAATACAGCAGCCATTATCTATGTGCAATCTCACCATGCTGTGCAGAAGAACATCATTTCAGTTGAAGAAGCTTATACCATTGCAGAAAAGCACCACATACCTTTTGTCATCGATGCTGCTGCGGAAGGAGATTTAACAAAATACCCAGCTATTTCTGATCTGGTAATTTACAGCGGTTCCAAGGCGATCGAAGGACCGACATCGGGCATCATTGCCGGAAAAAAAGAATATGTCGACTGGGCGAAAGTGCAGTTATCCGGAATTGGCAGAAGCATGAAGGTTGGCAAAGAGGCAAGCTTTGGTCTTTTGCAGGCGCTGGATATTTTTTTTGATAAAAAAGATACCAGCCATACCGAACGAGAAAGCTTAACCGTGTTACAGAGGTTAGTGAACATTGATGGGGTTAACGTTCAGATTATCCAAGACGAAGCAGGACGAAATATTTATCGTGCTCGAATTACGATCGATTCCTCCGCAACCGGACAGACTGCAGAAGAAATCGTCCATCAATTAAAATCAGGTGAGATAGCCATTTATACGAGAGATTACGGTGCAAGTCAAGGGTTCCTCGACATTGACCCTCGACCGTTACAAAAAGATGATTTGGACATTATTTACGATAGATTTTGTGACATTTTAGGAGGAAATCATTCATGA